TTAGATAAATTCTAGATAAACAATGACTATTCTTTGAAAAATCTCCACTTGTGAAAAGTACtatttcaaaagtatttatttattaatattaacattGTGGAATAGTTTGTTATGTACAGGACTTGAAATCTttaccaaactaagcaaacatcaaGAAAGACAGAGCTATATATCTGACATGACTTGGTATTCTGTCAGAAAGATGGACAGAATACCaagtgtgatatttttaaaaataacagcaaaaataaatatgtatgtgtgtacctatgtatacatatatatgtgtacacatatgtatgtgcTCTTTTACACCAAAAGATCTACAAAATGTTTAATGATGGTTATCTGTGAAGGATGAGATTTGAGGAAGATTTCactctatttttatattgcttgCATTTTTTGCAGTATGTAAATATGGCATTTGGGATTAAAGTAAAAGGCTGTTTGAAAAAGTTACATATCATGTGACCCTTTTCCCTCCAACCCACTCCTCATGACCTCTGGTCCTCCAACTTAGTATAATTTCACCAGAACCtaataaagaggaaagaaagctcCTGGTGCTTCAAATTTCATATTAATGAAAGCAGCTCTTTATATTGGAAAAGTGGCCCAGTATGACAGCAGAGTGTTCCTTGGAAAACATTTAATGCCCCTGGTGGGTCTTCCATTTACTGCCCGTGggccccttctttcctcctcccccctctccatCTCACCAATAGTGAAACAGCTTGTTGCTGACCAGTTTTTAGGACACAGCTTTCTGCCACCATACGTGCTCTCagtaaatgattttaaaaagcttcaaAATCGGAGTCATGCTACTTTTCCTCAGAGATAATATGCAAACTCCTTCTAGGCTTTCTCGtgcaataagaaaaaaggaaagaaaaaaaatcagtaagaaccTTCTACTTTGGTTAGCTCTGGAAgggtaaaggaaagaagaataggaaataaagaaaaaggaagcaaggaagaatTCAATTCAAATGGGCAAAGCTGAAATAGGCTTTCAGGAGACAAAGTCAGAGCCCTCAAGCTAACATTTCAAAAAGAACACCCACTTTGGCCTTCCATGAATTAACTGGAAAACAAATACCCAGATTTCCAGTGGTAGGACTCTTTTCTTGTGATGCTACTTAATcctatttgtgtctttaattGACAGGTACAAtgggaaatgcaaagaaaatacatAGTTTTTGTCCCAGAAAGCTCCCTGATTATATCCAGCAACTatgtcagagcacatacccaaGGCAGGTCAGTTATCTTACCTTCTCAGTCAACATATTACTTGTAACAAAATATATAGCTGATTGGAAGTCATTACACTAGAAATAGATATAAGCCAAATGATTATTGTCACTTTAATGAGCGAAATTAAAGTACAGCATTAAATaacctagaaaaatattttaaatttgcatttacttGCAGCTCAATTCTTTTGTGCAATGTAGTACCAGTGGTATGAATATAACAACCAATAGTTTTATATTTCTACTTTCGTATAAtgactttgctttaaaaaaaaagcttaaactGGCATTCTATAAGGATTTGTATTGATATATGGTGAAAAATTCTCACTGCTTTATGCCAGAAGAGGAACTAAAGATTTATGCATAAGtattctataatatattaaaGCAAAATCATGTTTCAAAATGCATTTGAAGGAAACTTACTGAAACAAATCACACCTCCATTCTTCAGATTATTTTACTTGAAGTGGTTTGTAAACATAATCCAGTTTGTGGAGCCATTTAGTTATGAGCTTATTGATTTTAGCAAACTAATTTATTAGATTAAATTTGCTCACTTAAAAAATAGCTggctttttctgaaaatgtttattaaaatacatagaaaaggcCTTTTGTATTTAAAAGTGCCCAAGTATAATAGGTACCATGGTATAATAgtaattatttacattatattttcagaaaaatgacaaTGTTCAGATTAAATGCAGAAAGAAACATCACACTTTTAAAACTTGATATTTCTATTGATTCTTCATGTTCTTCAATTGGAAGATAATTTCACGTTTAGTTTTCTATCTATTCCAAGAGATTTGTGTTGAAGTTTTTTTTTGCCATTAGAAACTGTGATTCTCTGTGGGATCTCCTCAGTTTTGCACGTCGATTTTGGAACCAGATCTGAAgttaaggagaaataaaatagatCTCAGagacattatttcattattcttaaCATTTCAATCATCAGGCATAACTAAATTTGAAAATTACCTGAATTCTGTCTTCTTCTAGATTCAATTTTTGAGCTAAGTCTTCTCTGATATCAATGCCAGGATAGCAGTTTACTCTAAAGACATTTTCCAACACTTCAATCTAAGAATAaggaaatagttatttaaaatgttgattcttGATATGTCATAAAAAAATGGACTTGGACTATCCAGAAATTGCTAAAAATGATACACATCCTATTGTTTCATTAATAAGGCCTAAATTAAAATCCCAAGTGAATGGGCTTTTGCTCAACAGGGTGTCAGTTAAAGCCTCTGCAATATTGTTATTAGCTGAAAAAAACTCCCACCTGGTTTTGAGTAAAAGCAGTTCTTGGTCTTCTGCCTCTATACCAACTCAACTCTCTTTTCAAAGACAGTCTTTCTGAGGCTGAAAAgtaattttcatatttcaaaactCTTTCTGCTGGCACTGGGTAATCCACAGTACAAGGGAGTAAGATCCCATTAGGAAGGCTCGGGACTGGTAGACACAGGTTAGTATCTTcctctaaaaacagaaaaataaaccccATCTTAGGTCTCCAATCCTGTATTCCACAAAGTTCTATTAAGAATTTCAGGAACTTGTCTTTAATTTTCCAAGTGGCATTTTTCTGGATTTCATAAGAGAAATGACCTCTCATCaaccaaaaagcaaacaaaatgaagatcCTGCCTTGGTGATAGAGAACATTTTGGCTTCTGAATGTCATTtatatttcagtgaaaaaaagaCAATATCTGATGTGTCAAACAGAGATCTTCTGAAGTAAATGCAGGTTCTTGGCATTTCCTGTGAGTGCACACTATACCCACTTGGATTCAAGGCTGATACTCTCTCTATTTCCCATAGGACTCAGCTGGAGACATTAAAAGTCTTAGGTACCTCAGTAATATAATTAGATGAAACTGCAGTTTCTTTCTAACTCTAAGTAGTATAAAATTAAAGGCCAAATCAAACAgtgcaaaagaaataaaggagttttaaaaattaagcatacCTGAGGAGCTGCAGGTGTCTGCCCAGGGCCTGTGGGGTTTCATGGATGGAACACagtctttcttctggtccaatcCTAAAATGCTTTCAATTGAAAAGGAGCAGGGCGAGGGTTTGCTTTCCCCAAGCTGAGCACCTTCCTGAAGGCTAGGAGACATCCTCATGGGGGCTGCACAGATCGACTGCTCTGGCCTCTGTGCACCTCTTGTCTGGCTCTGCACCCACACGAACAGGGATGGGATCTTCCTGCAGTTCACCTTAGGGATCTGCTGACAAGGGGGCTGGATTTAGAACGTCACTAATTAAAAATCCTGTCTTAGAAAGTTTTAGCATGTCAATGAATACCCAGCCAGCAGCTTTAGGAGttaattgtttatttgtttgcaaGTAATTAGCAACTAATGGCTACACCAGGGGGGCCACCTACAGGGACAAAAGTGTTATCTCTGCTAAGCAGAACACAGACTTAACTTTCTTGAAAGAAGTGATGCACAAACTAgcacttcttttttatttgaaatcattAAAGTATAAAATCATGCTTTTTATTCTGAAGTTTATACTTTCACGGACTCCAGTTACCAAACATACAGGCAAGATAGGAAAGCAGTCAAGtaataaataatctaatttaaGTGAATTTTCTTCCAAGGAAATTGGAAAAAGTAATAATCTCTTAATGCTATTACGATAATTCTGATGAAAATGCCTGTTtttcatatgcatatataatagtAAATGCTGTCAATGAAAACAATAGTATTTGGAGTGCAGCATACTGGAAAAGGTTGGCAATGTTATTAACACTGAGTGTAATTGTTCCAAGTACTTGGATTAATACATAAGGAACAGTTGCaccaagtattttaaataattaataagataattcccttccttcattttttgttttaaatgagagGTACAAGTTTATATGAAGATTCATACTGCACCATCTCCAAGCAATTTAAAAGCATTACTTCAAcctaaagagatttttttttaccacagttATTTCAAAGACTATAgtgtactgtattttttaaagaaaaattctctaAGGTACTGGGGGTTTCCATGAAGACATTAGGtttgtaaaaaataagaacagaatgttttaattttgtaatcctaagaaaactgaaattaaaagagaaatacagCCACTAATTGGAAAGATTTTGGAGTGGCCACTCTCAGCAAAAAGTATGATACTTTTAGTTCTTGTATTCTGCTGTAATACTTCTTCCAGTTCCTTCCTGATGAGAAATTTAAGTGGTGAGCTTTATCATGCTTTTAAACAGCTACTAGACTTTTCTTCGGAAAAGAAGTCTCTGCTCATACAGGAAATAGCCTTTACAGGATGGAGCTCAACCTCATCAGATTTGTCCTATCATGATGTCATAAATATTAAGCTAAATTCTTATGCAAGCTCTAGAGTGAACAAAAGATTCACACAAAAAACATCAACAAGCGCACACAGGATGAGTGTACAGATATACAAGTAAAGCCATGCCGAGAATGAATAAAGTAGTAAACATTTATACCTCATGGAGGTTTCTGTGCAAAAATGGGGGTGACCTTAATCTGGGAAGACTTGTAGGAAGACAGAATTTATGCCCTTCCcagattcctttctctcttttgaaacGTTTATtcgttcatccattcattcattccaaaaTTGGTTGAACACCTATTCCATACCAGAATAAACAGAATAGGATCCTTGCCCTCATAAAGCTCACTGTggtgctgggtggggtggaggtggaaagacaggcaataaacaatagtaaataaataagtaaattatttcaTACATTAATCAGTTCAAAGAACAAAAAAGGGAAACAGGCAAGCCAGGTAAACTGTATCATCAATGTACAAGGTGGGAAGAGGCCTCACTGAAATTGCAACCCCCCCCTTGAGTAGTGTCTCAGAGGTGCAAGTTGAAAAGATGCTATATCATATGCTGAACCAACTCcagtcttcaatttcttctttaagaacattccaatatttttattcatcttgagttttaTCTGGATTTGGTGAAAAGATAGGAAAGAATTTCTCTAAAAACTGGGGGTAATTGTTTTCTCATGTATTTActcaatagatttaaaaaaaaaatttatttatttatttttagagacaggagaagggagggagaaagagagggagagaaacatcaatgtgtggttgcctcttatgtggctcccactggggacctggcctgtaacccaggcatgtgccctgactgggagttgaaccaacaaccccctggtttgcagcctgcgctcagtccactgagccacaccaaccagggctcactCAATAGATTTTTATAGAGTAtttaatatgtgccaggcaccattccagGCAGTTGAGAAAACAGACCAAGAGTTCAGTCGTAATTTGCAGAAGTCACAAACTAGCAAATGGCGGAGCCTTGACTTGGATTTTCTGTTTGCAAATTCCCTGTCCTATTGACTTTACCAAGTAATGGTCACTAACATCTTCACTAATGATTTCATGATCAAGTACATCAAGTGTACTGATCAATTAAGAAAAAGGTTGTAAAAACTTGCAAATAATACATCCTTAATatctttcaaagttatttttttattttaatcattgttcaagtacagttttctcccccctactcccattccagcccacccacccaaccctccccccttcccccccattgccccccacccctagtttttgtccatgtgtcctccaaatttgttcctgtaaaccctacccatttccccctgaaattccctcttctctcccctctggtcactgtcagactatcccctatttcagtgtctttggttatattttgctagtttttttttgttttgttgtttagaatcttgttaaaggtgatatcatgtggtatttgtctttcactgcctggcttgtttcgcttagcataatgctttccagcttcatccatgctCAACAGTTATTTTGATATGAGAAATGAAATTGATAACTGACACCGAAGAGCTTCCAGAAATCATAAAATGGGATAGTCTATTATAAAcatctatatttataaatattataaacttgTAAATCCACccaagtttggtttttttttttgaatcctcacccaaggacaggtttattgattttgagagagagaaagggagagaaacatcagtgtgagagagaaacatcaattggtttgcCTACTGGAGACTAAggctgcaacctaggtgtgtgccctggctgggaatagaacctgc
This DNA window, taken from Phyllostomus discolor isolate MPI-MPIP mPhyDis1 chromosome 7, mPhyDis1.pri.v3, whole genome shotgun sequence, encodes the following:
- the HESX1 gene encoding homeobox expressed in ES cells 1 isoform X2 — protein: MQPGSKEGRLSSILGLDQKKDCVPSMKPHRPWADTCSSSEEDTNLCLPVPSLPNGILLPCTVDYPVPAERVLKYENYFSASERLSLKRELSWYRGRRPRTAFTQNQIEVLENVFRVNCYPGIDIREDLAQKLNLEEDRIQIWFQNRRAKLRRSHRESQFLMAKKNFNTNLLE
- the HESX1 gene encoding homeobox expressed in ES cells 1 isoform X1 — translated: MRMSPSLQEGAQLGESKPSPCSFSIESILGLDQKKDCVPSMKPHRPWADTCSSSEEDTNLCLPVPSLPNGILLPCTVDYPVPAERVLKYENYFSASERLSLKRELSWYRGRRPRTAFTQNQIEVLENVFRVNCYPGIDIREDLAQKLNLEEDRIQIWFQNRRAKLRRSHRESQFLMAKKNFNTNLLE